A window of the Bos indicus x Bos taurus breed Angus x Brahman F1 hybrid chromosome X, Bos_hybrid_MaternalHap_v2.0, whole genome shotgun sequence genome harbors these coding sequences:
- the PNCK gene encoding calcium/calmodulin-dependent protein kinase type 1B isoform X1, whose amino-acid sequence MLLLKKQTEDISSVYEIREKLGSGAFSEVVLAQERGSSHLVALKCIPKKALRGKEALVENEIAVLRRVSHPNIVALEDVHESPSHLYLAMELVTGGELFDRIMERGSYTEKDASHLVAQVLGAVSYLHSLGIVHRDLKPENLLYATPFEDSKIMVSDFGLSKIQAGNMLGTACGTPGYVAPELLEQKPYGKAVDVWALGVISYILLCGYPPFYDESDPELFSQILRANYEFDSPFWDDISESAKDFIRHLLERDPQKRFTCQQALQHLWISGDTAFDKDILGSVSEQIQKNFARNHWKRAFNATSFLRHIRKLGQSLENEEASGRRVMSRSHPGLPTSQPPEW is encoded by the exons ATGCTGCTGCTCAAGAAACAGACGGAGGATATCAGCAGCGTCTATGAGATCCGCGAGAAGCTCGGctc GGGCGCTTTCTCTGAAGTGGTCCTGGCCCAGGAGCGTGGCTCCTCACACCTTGTTGCTCTCAAGTGCATCCCCAAGAAGGCTCTTCGAGGCAAGGAGGCCTTGGTGGAAAATGAGATCGCGGTGCTCCGCAG GGTCAGCCACCCCAACATTGTGGCTCTGGAAGATGTCCACGAGAGCCCTTCACACCTCTATCTGGCCATGGAGCT GGTGACAGGGGGTGAGCTGTTCGATCGAATCATGGAGCGCGGCTCCTACACAGAGAAGGATGCTAGCCACCTGGTGGCCCAGGTCCTTGGCGCTGTCTCCTACCTGCACAGCCTGGGCATCGTGCACCGAGACCTCAAG CCTGAAAACCTCCTCTACGCCACCCCCTTCGAGGACTCCAAGATCATGGTCTCTGACTTCGGTCTCTCCAAAATCCAGGCGGGCAACATGCTAGGCACCGCCTGTGGGACCCCAGGCTATGTGG CCCCGGAGCTCTTGGAGCAGAAACCCTACGGGAAGGCCGTAGATGTGTGGGCCCTGGGTGTCATCTCCTACATCCT GCTGTGTGGGTACCCCCCCTTCTACGACGAGAGCGACCCTGAACTCTTCAGCCAGATCCTGAGGGCCAACTACGAGTTTGACTCTCCCTTTTGGGATGACATCTCAGAATCAG CCAAAGACTTCATCCGGCACCTTCTTGAGCGAGACCCTCAGAAGAGATTCACCTGCCAGCAGGCCTTACAGCATCTTTG GATCTCCGGAGATACAGCTTTTGACAAGGACATCCTGGGCTCCGTCAGTGAGCAGATCCAGAAGAATTTTGCTCGAAATCACTGGAAG CGCGCATTCAATGCTACCTCCTTCCTCCGCCACATCCGCAAGCTGGGGCAGAGCCTGGAGAATGAGGAGGCCTCTGGACGGAGGGTGATGAGCCGCAGCCACCCGGGCCTTCCGACCAGCCAGCCCCCCGAGTGGTGA
- the PNCK gene encoding calcium/calmodulin-dependent protein kinase type 1B isoform X2, producing the protein MRSARSSARECVGAFSEVVLAQERGSSHLVALKCIPKKALRGKEALVENEIAVLRRVSHPNIVALEDVHESPSHLYLAMELVTGGELFDRIMERGSYTEKDASHLVAQVLGAVSYLHSLGIVHRDLKPENLLYATPFEDSKIMVSDFGLSKIQAGNMLGTACGTPGYVAPELLEQKPYGKAVDVWALGVISYILLCGYPPFYDESDPELFSQILRANYEFDSPFWDDISESAKDFIRHLLERDPQKRFTCQQALQHLWISGDTAFDKDILGSVSEQIQKNFARNHWKRAFNATSFLRHIRKLGQSLENEEASGRRVMSRSHPGLPTSQPPEW; encoded by the exons ATGAGATCCGCGAGAAGCTCGGctcgtgagtgtgt GGGCGCTTTCTCTGAAGTGGTCCTGGCCCAGGAGCGTGGCTCCTCACACCTTGTTGCTCTCAAGTGCATCCCCAAGAAGGCTCTTCGAGGCAAGGAGGCCTTGGTGGAAAATGAGATCGCGGTGCTCCGCAG GGTCAGCCACCCCAACATTGTGGCTCTGGAAGATGTCCACGAGAGCCCTTCACACCTCTATCTGGCCATGGAGCT GGTGACAGGGGGTGAGCTGTTCGATCGAATCATGGAGCGCGGCTCCTACACAGAGAAGGATGCTAGCCACCTGGTGGCCCAGGTCCTTGGCGCTGTCTCCTACCTGCACAGCCTGGGCATCGTGCACCGAGACCTCAAG CCTGAAAACCTCCTCTACGCCACCCCCTTCGAGGACTCCAAGATCATGGTCTCTGACTTCGGTCTCTCCAAAATCCAGGCGGGCAACATGCTAGGCACCGCCTGTGGGACCCCAGGCTATGTGG CCCCGGAGCTCTTGGAGCAGAAACCCTACGGGAAGGCCGTAGATGTGTGGGCCCTGGGTGTCATCTCCTACATCCT GCTGTGTGGGTACCCCCCCTTCTACGACGAGAGCGACCCTGAACTCTTCAGCCAGATCCTGAGGGCCAACTACGAGTTTGACTCTCCCTTTTGGGATGACATCTCAGAATCAG CCAAAGACTTCATCCGGCACCTTCTTGAGCGAGACCCTCAGAAGAGATTCACCTGCCAGCAGGCCTTACAGCATCTTTG GATCTCCGGAGATACAGCTTTTGACAAGGACATCCTGGGCTCCGTCAGTGAGCAGATCCAGAAGAATTTTGCTCGAAATCACTGGAAG CGCGCATTCAATGCTACCTCCTTCCTCCGCCACATCCGCAAGCTGGGGCAGAGCCTGGAGAATGAGGAGGCCTCTGGACGGAGGGTGATGAGCCGCAGCCACCCGGGCCTTCCGACCAGCCAGCCCCCCGAGTGGTGA